Proteins encoded in a region of the Triticum dicoccoides isolate Atlit2015 ecotype Zavitan chromosome 3A, WEW_v2.0, whole genome shotgun sequence genome:
- the LOC119273004 gene encoding major pollen allergen Art v 1-like gives MAFSGAQMLAAFTLGFLLMAFCVDGRVCTSPSKLYKRSPCKNMGCTAACHKEHFKGGYCASKKTIVGDELNEDNDDNFFHKRPKKKTCVCTLQCSKAPPPPSERDVPEPPGEPEVPDPKKKPPPPYVRDVPEPPSGENKKKLVAAADQ, from the exons ATGGCGTTCAGCGGCGCCCAGATGCTCGCTGCCTTCACCTTGGGCTTTCTTCTCATGGCCTTCT GTGTGGATGGTCGGGTATGCACGTCCCCTAGCAAGTTGTACAAAAGGAGCCCTTGCAAGAACATGGGCTGCACCGCGGCCTGTCACAAAGAGCACTTCAAGGGTGGGTACTGTGCCAGTAAGAAGACAATTGTTGGCGATGAGCTCAACGAAGACAACGACGACAACTTCTTTCACAAACGACCTAAGAAAAAGACGTGCGTATGTACACTTCAATGCAGTAAAGCCCCACCACCACCGTCAGAACGTGACGTGCCAGAGCCACCGGGTGAACCTGAGGTGCCAGATCCTAAGAAGAAGCCGCCGCCGCCATATGTACGTGATGTGCCGGAGCCGCCCTCGGGAGAAAACAAGAAGAAGCTAGTGGCAGCTGCTGACCAGTGA